In Fervidobacterium sp., the sequence TGTAATTAGTTTAATAAAATACATTAGATTAAAAATTAAAGAGCGTTATAATATAGATTTAGAGACTGAGATTGAAATTTGGGAATAGGACAAAACGATTTTTGGAGGTGAAGAGCGTGTCTGTTGAAAAAGGGTTGGTTTGGAAAAAAAGAACAAAAGAGGAGATCGAAAGGTTTTCTGAAAATTACAAAATATTCATAGATTTTGCAAAGACAGAAAGGTTAGCGATAGAATACTTTGAAAAGCTTTTGAAAAGAGAAGGGTTTATAAGTATAAACGATTATGTGTCAAAAAGTACCACAAGTAAAATCTTTTCTGTGAACCGTTTTAAATCACTTGTTGCAGTAAAAGGAGACATAACAAATGGCATAAATTTTATAGTTGCACATGTTGATTCGCCAAGATTAGATTTAAAACCTTATCCACTCTATGAAGATAGTGGTATAGTATTAGCAAAAACGCATTATTATGGAGGGATAAAAAAATACCAATGGCTGAGTCTTCCTTTAGCACTTGTTGGAATAGTTGTAAAGGAAAATGGTGACAAAATAAATATTTGCATAGGATGTAACGAAAAAGAGCCTGTGTTTGTATTACCTGATTTATTACCGCACCTTGATAAGGAAGATAAAAAAGTAAGCGAGCAGTTTAAAGCCGACAAAATGAACCTTTTAGTTGGATCTATTCCACTTGAAACGAATGACAAAGAACCAGTCAAGCAATATGTACTTAAGTTATTGAAAGAAAAATATGATATAGAAGAAGAGGATTTCATAAGTGCCGAACTTGAACTTGTCCCTGCCATAAAACCAAGAGATGTTGGACTTGATGGAAGTTTTATAGGTGCATATGGGCATGATGATAGAATATGTGCCTACGAAGCAATTATGGCTCTTTTAAACGCGGAAATTTCGGAAAATCAAAAAGCTGCTGGTGTAATACTATTTGATAGAGAAGAAATCGGTAGCGAAGGAGATGCAGGTGCACAAGGAAGGTTTTACAAAAGCTTTCTAAGAAAATTGATCAAAGCCAAAGGTCTTGAAGACAGTGAAAACGTTTTAGATGACATAATATCCAAGTCAACAGTAATATCAGCGGACGTTACCGCTTTGTATGATCCATCTTACCCTGAAGTACATGACAAACTCAACGTAGCAAAACCAGGTTACGGAGTAGCAATAGTTAAGTACACAGGTAGGGGTGGAAAATCGGGTGCAAGTGAAGCTCATGCTGAATTGTTAGCAAAAGTTCGAAACATCTTAAACAAGAATGGAATCTGTTGGCAAGTAAGCTTACTTGGAAAAGTTGATGTTGGTGGTGGAGGTACAGTTGCCAAATTTTTAGCTAAGGAAGGCTTTGATACAGTCGATATGGGACCAGGGTTAATGAGTATGCACGCTCCGTTTGAACTTGTATCAAAAGCCGATCTTTACGAAACTTACCTTGCCTTTAAAGTATTGATGGAACAGTTGTAGAAGAGGTGGAAAAAATGAGTAAACACGTCAAAGAAAGAGCCGAAGAGCTGTACACTGTTCTTGAAAAGTTGTTAAGAGATATCTGTTTCAGTATCAGAATACACGGCCGTGAAGCTCTTAAAAATTATTCCATTACTCATGCGCAATTTGAGCTGCTTCAGAGAATTTATTTTAATGGACCACAAACCATGACAAAACTGAGCCAGATGCTTGGTATCGCAAAAAGTACGACGACAGGTCTTGTTATGAGACTTGAAAGAGATGGTTTTCTGAAACGGAAACAAAGTAGAGAAGATAAAAGAGTTGCCGTTGTGGAGATAACTTTGCTAGGTGAAGAAGTAATAAAAGCAGTCATAAATTCCAGGATAGACTATGTAAAGAAACTTTGTGAAAAATTTTCAGACGAGGATTTAAATCAGCTCTATTCAAGCCTTGAAAATTTGTCAAATTTAATAAAGGAAACGAACAAATAATCTCTGAATTTGGTGATTTCTATGTTTTTTAAGACAGTGAGATACCTTATTATTATTATTTTTACTTTCTTACTCTCATCATCTTTCTTAGCACTCACAGTAATATCCGAAAACGGCGCAATGGTATATTACAATGGTTTCCTAATAGGTGTGGTGAAAAACAATTCATTGTCTTTTCCTGCAAGTTTTCCTGGTTGGCTTCGCGTAGCTAAACCTGGATACTTAACTTTTGAAAAAGAAATAACAGAAGATGGTACTGTTGTTGCTAATTTAGCATTTCCAAGTTATCTTAAGGTTAATGTTGCCTTAGAAAATGCAGAGCTTTACATAAACGACATCAAATATTCTCCTGGGGAACTACACGCATTGAGACCTGGGTATTATAAAATAAAAATATCTGCTCCAGGCTACACGACCAAAACCATCGAGCTTTTTCTTGATAAAAACGAAGAAAAAATCTTGGACGTGAATTTGAAAAAGACAGTAACACTAACAATCAACTCAGTGCAAAAAATTTCGAATGTTCTTATAGATGGAAAAGTCATCGACGTTCCACACACACTTGAAGTTTTACCAGGCAAGTACCGCTTGATACTTTCGGGTGATTATGTTAAAAACATTCAAGAGTTTGATGTACCACCAGTTGATAGTTACTCAATAACATTAGATCTTCAAAAAAAGTATGAGCTACAAATATCGGGTGAACCAGAGTATGCTTATGTAAGGATAAACAATGAGATTTATAGATTACCATACAGAAACAAACTTTCTGAAGGGTTTTATAACATTGTTATCTTCGCTGACGGATATAAAGAAGAGACAAGAAGACTGGAGTTAAAAGAAAATACAGTGATAAACTACATGTTGGAACCACAAAAATTGTATAAATCAAACTTTTTGGATAAAGATTACATTGTCAAATTTGATGGTTTTGTAAGAGAAAGACTTATTCCAAAAGCTTATTTTACGACGGTATCTGACAAAAACAACAACATAATATGGGTTGGTTTTTCTGACGGGACTTTTAACAAAATCCCGACAACAATACCAATACTTATAAACTCAGACTACCAAGTGACAATTAACAACAAAGCGTACATTGGACCTGCTGTATTGCAAATAGAAAACGGTCAAAAGATAAGCTTATACAACAAATTCACAGGTACAGAAACAGTGATTGTAGACAAACTTACAATCTTTGATAGCGTGGAGAAATGTTTAGTAAATATCTATTCAAAGACAGGTTTAGATGTATTTTGGGATGGGAAATACATTGGAAAAACTCCCATTTACCTTTTTATGACGAGCAGTGGCATGCAT encodes:
- a CDS encoding aminopeptidase, with amino-acid sequence MSVEKGLVWKKRTKEEIERFSENYKIFIDFAKTERLAIEYFEKLLKREGFISINDYVSKSTTSKIFSVNRFKSLVAVKGDITNGINFIVAHVDSPRLDLKPYPLYEDSGIVLAKTHYYGGIKKYQWLSLPLALVGIVVKENGDKINICIGCNEKEPVFVLPDLLPHLDKEDKKVSEQFKADKMNLLVGSIPLETNDKEPVKQYVLKLLKEKYDIEEEDFISAELELVPAIKPRDVGLDGSFIGAYGHDDRICAYEAIMALLNAEISENQKAAGVILFDREEIGSEGDAGAQGRFYKSFLRKLIKAKGLEDSENVLDDIISKSTVISADVTALYDPSYPEVHDKLNVAKPGYGVAIVKYTGRGGKSGASEAHAELLAKVRNILNKNGICWQVSLLGKVDVGGGGTVAKFLAKEGFDTVDMGPGLMSMHAPFELVSKADLYETYLAFKVLMEQL
- a CDS encoding MarR family transcriptional regulator, with amino-acid sequence MSKHVKERAEELYTVLEKLLRDICFSIRIHGREALKNYSITHAQFELLQRIYFNGPQTMTKLSQMLGIAKSTTTGLVMRLERDGFLKRKQSREDKRVAVVEITLLGEEVIKAVINSRIDYVKKLCEKFSDEDLNQLYSSLENLSNLIKETNK
- a CDS encoding PEGA domain-containing protein, which encodes MFFKTVRYLIIIIFTFLLSSSFLALTVISENGAMVYYNGFLIGVVKNNSLSFPASFPGWLRVAKPGYLTFEKEITEDGTVVANLAFPSYLKVNVALENAELYINDIKYSPGELHALRPGYYKIKISAPGYTTKTIELFLDKNEEKILDVNLKKTVTLTINSVQKISNVLIDGKVIDVPHTLEVLPGKYRLILSGDYVKNIQEFDVPPVDSYSITLDLQKKYELQISGEPEYAYVRINNEIYRLPYRNKLSEGFYNIVIFADGYKEETRRLELKENTVINYMLEPQKLYKSNFLDKDYIVKFDGFVRERLIPKAYFTTVSDKNNNIIWVGFSDGTFNKIPTTIPILINSDYQVTINNKAYIGPAVLQIENGQKISLYNKFTGTETVIVDKLTIFDSVEKCLVNIYSKTGLDVFWDGKYIGKTPIYLFMTSSGMHELLLKKGEREIFKSLVSVSQGKLNEFSIDE